GGCATATGATAGACCCCATCTTATGCGAGGGTTGTGGTGTTTGTGCATACGTGTGTCCTGAGAACGCAATAACACTTAGGGAAAAGATTTCGGGATATGCTTTCATATCTGAGACCAAGTACGGCCCAATGGTTCATGCTAGGTTAAATATCGCTGAAGAAGCTTCCGGAAAACTAGTTTCACTTGTCAGAAATGAGGCAAGAAAAATAGCAGGAGATCTAATCTTGATAGATGGGCCTCCTGGCATAGGTTGCCCTGTGATAGCATCTCTTAGTGGGGTTGATAGGGCACTGATAGTCACCGAGCCGACGATGTCAGGCTTACATGATTTGGAACGGATTTTGGGGGTCGCTCGCCATTTTGGCATAGCTTCCTTCGTATGTATTAACAAATATGATATCAATGAGGAAAATACCAACAGAATCCTCGAGTTTTGTCGAATAAATGATGTAAATGTGGTGGGCAAAATTTTGTACGATCCGATCGTAACGAAGGCCATGGTTGCCGGAAAGCCCATAGTTGAGTTCTCTGATGGACCGGTCTCGAGAGAAATAAAGGAAATGTGGAATAAAGTAGAGCGCTCTTTGAGGTGAAAATCATTATCCAAGAATTACTTTCAGAAACCCTAAAAATACTTTTGATGGTTTTCGCATTGATGGTACTGGTCGAGTACCTGGAGTTGAGGTTTAAAGATAAGATCAGAGAGGTGCTCACAAAAAAGCCTTTAAGTCAATATGTGGGCTCTTCTTTTCTTGGTGCAACGCCTGGTTGTGTTGGTACCTTCTTTATAGTTTCTCTGTACGTTCATGGTATGATTAGTTTTGGGGCTTTGGTAGCGGTGATGGTAGCGACCGCAGGAGACGAAGCATTTGTGATGTTGGCAATGATGCCCAGAACGGCGTTATTAATCTTTGCCATTTGTTTGCTGTTGGGCGTAATCGCTGGTTTTTTGGCTGATGGCATTGCCAAAAAGATCAAATTGAAGACGAGCCAACCCTGTGAAATCGAAATTCATGAAGAAGAAAGGCAGGATATCAAACATTTTCTTGAAGAACATGTATGTAATCATATCCTCAAAAAACACATGCCAAAGCTATTTTTATGGCTATTTTTCACCATGTTGGCGATCGAGCTTCTCATGCTCAGGTTTGATTTGGGGGCAATCCTACCAAAAAATATGCTCTTTTTAATCCTTTTAGCCGCCCTAATAGGAATACTTCCAAGTTCAGGTCCACACTTGATTTTCTTTTTATTGTTTGCTAAAGGATTAATCCCTTTTTCTGTCTTGCTTGTCAATTCCATAGTCCAAGACGGTCATGGCTTGCTACCTTTACTTTCCTACACTATCAAAGATACGATTTATGTTAAGGTCTTTAACGTTGCATTTGGCTTGGTGGTTGGATTGATATTAATTTTGATGGGTGTTTAAAATGAAACTTAAAGTAATATATGACAATGAAGCATGTAAGGGACTAAAATCTGGTTGGGGCTTTTCCTGTCTTATCGAGGATGAACGAAAAGTTCTATTTGATACCGGATGGGATGGCTCTATACTACTATACAATATGAAAGCGTTGGGCATCGATCCAAAGGACATTGAAATCATCGTGTTGTCTCATGACCATTGGGATCACATCGGTGGATTGACATGGGTGTTAAATTTAAATCCTGGTACAGAGGTTTACGCGCCTTCGTCTTTTTCAAAGCGTTTGAAAGAAGAGATATCATCGAAGGCAAAGTTGATTGAAGTGGATGGGCCGGTAAAGATATGTGAGCGCATTTATACTACGGGCGTGCTTGGGACCACCACAAAGGAGCAATCTCTTCTCCTTGAGACTAAAGAAGGGCTGATCGTAATAACCGGATGTGCTCATCCTGGGATATCTGCGATTCTGGATAGAGCCTCATCAATTGGACACGTGTATGGCATAATGGGTGGATTTCATGGTTTTGAAGATTACGATCTGCTGAAAGATAAGGGCTTTATAAACCCCTGCCACTGCACGATGCATAAATCAGAAATTTCGCGACTTTTTCCAGACACGTGTGAAACCAATGGCGCTGGATGGAGCATGGAGTTCTGAAGTCATGAATTCACAAAGTCACATCTTCGGACCAGTGCCCTCTCGACGGTTGGGCTTCTCTCTAGGACTGGATTTGGTACCCTATAAGACTTGCTCCTTTGACTGCGTTTATTGTCAGTTGGGAAGGACGACGAACAGGACGACAGAGCGGAGGGAATACGTCCCTAAAAAGTTGATTATGGAAGAGTTGGAGGAGCGCCTTACCAAGGGCGAGGAGATAGATTATATCACGTTTTCCGGATCTGGAGAACCAACTTTAAACTCAAAGATTGGCGAAATGATAAGAGATGTCAGGCGAATGACCGATATTCCCATAGCCGTTCTGACAAATGGCTCATTGCTCTTTGATACGGGGGTGAGGGTTGACTTAAGGGGTGCCGATCTAGTTATCCCCTCATTGGATGCTGTTAAGCAGAATATATTCGAAATGGTGAACAGACCGCATGAGGGCTTATTAATAGAAAGGATGGTTGAGGGATTAAAAAAGTTCAGAAAAGAGTTCGAAAACGAGATTTGGCTGGAGGTCATGCTGGTCCAGGGTATCAATGATGACTTGGGCGATGTAAAGCGAATGGCAGATATTATCAGCGAAATAAACCCAGACAAAATTCAATTGAATACGGTTGTGAGACCTCCGTGTGAATCCTTTGCTTTGCCATTAGATCCAGTCAAAATGAAGGAAATATGTAAAATGCTAGGCGAAAAAGCAGAGATAATTACATCGCATGATCGAAGGATGCAAAAGGCATATGACAAGGAAACAGAGGGCGAGATAGTGACTCTTTTGAAGCGAAGGCCTTGCACGATAGGGGATATCTCAAGCTTTTTGGGAATACACCGAAATGAGGTAGTCAAATATATCGAAGTTTTAGAGCGGGAAAAGCGAGTCATGGAGAGAAAGCATGGCAATAAAAGCTATTTGGTGGTGAGTGAGGATGAAATGCGCTCTGTGTGATGATAAAGAATGCTATTTGGGGAAAGATTGTACTGCGCTTAAAGAAAAAGTTGTGAGAAAATATGAAGTCGAAAATAAGAAATCTGAGATAATGACAATCGCGGCCAACCTTGAGGCAAGATATTATATGAAACTCACGAGATTAGAAGAATTGATAACGTTTTGTAAAGAAATGGGCTATCAAACACTTGGAATTGCATTCTGCATAGGATTGGAGTCAGAAGCCAGAGTATTGCATGAACTATTAGAAAAAGACTTTGAGGTCTATTCGGTTTGTTGCAAAGTCTGCGGGATAGGCAAGGAGAATTTTGGCCTTGAGAAGATAAAGGATGACCGATATGAGGCGATGTGCAATCCAATAGGTCAGGCTATGGTGCTTAATGAGAAGGATACAGATTTAAATATAATATGTGGTTTGTGTCTCGGGCATGACATATTGTTTTCCAAAAATTCAGAGGCGCCAGTGACGACGTTTATCGTGAAAGATAGGATTTTGGCGCATAATCCTGCAGGAGCAATCTACTCAAAATATTATCAAAGAAAGTTTAGAATGAAAAAATGAAAGGCGCTTACGTTTTACTAATGGGGCTTCCTAAGGGTGCGGAGATTCAAGTTGGACACATGGGAAAAATAAAATTTAAAACTGGCTTTTATGCATATGTTGGCTCTGCCTTGGGAGGGTTGGAGTCAAGGATAAGCCGACATCTCAGAAAAGAGAAGAGACTTCATTGGCACATTGATCATTTTTTGACAATAGCGAGGATAAAAGAGGTCTACGTGGGTGGAAGAAAGGAATGTGATATTGCAAAAAGGCTGGCAGATTATTTTGATTGTGTAAAAGGATTCGGCTCTAGCGATTGCGCTTGTGAAAGTCACCTATTTTACGATGAAGATTATGGATTGCTTAGCGAAGTCGTTGGGAAGTTATGTGATAGGTTTGAAATGCTGTGAAAAATTTTCAAAAAAGAATAAACCCAAATACTTTAATATCTATTTAAATAATTATTAAAACATGAAGGACAGAAAAATCCTGAAGGTTGGATCTTCCTATATGGTTACTCTGCCCATGGACATCGTGAGGGGGTTCGGATGGGATGAGAAAACCAGGGTCAACGTGAAGATAACAGGTAAAAGGGCAATCGAGATATCCGAGACCCAGAAAGTATAAAAAAATAAGGACGGAGCAATAACGCCCCGACCGACAATCGGGTCGATACTAACCGATCGTCCTGGGTTCAAATCCCAGCCTCGGCGTATAGGATCACCGCTTTGCTCCTAAAGTATCCGCTCTGCTAAATACTATGAGTTTCTATGAAACCCTCAATATTTTTATAGTAATCTGTTATTGGTTATGTATGATGGACGAAAAAGAGGAGAAGAGGATAAGGGTATTGGAGCTTAAACACCAAGAGCTGATGACTAAGATAAACACTGACTCTATGATAATTGTTTCAATATTTGTTATGGGTTTTGTTGTGATTTTAAACCTCTATAGAGAGAATGTTATGGCTAATATCGTCCTTGGATTGATACTTTTAGGAGTTTTAATTTGGTTTGGTCTTGTTAGCCGCAATGCTTTGAATAGACAATCTAAAGAAAGATTTGATATTGCAAAAAATATCAGAGATCAAATATTCAAACTTGAGGAAGAGGAAAAACAAAAAGAGGATAAAAGTAAATCATAAATCCATTTTGACCGTCTATCCCATCTAACATCTTGGAATAACTAACATCACATTTACGCTCTCTGGCGTTTCTCTTTTCGGGTGGGTAGTGTGTGGCATATATATTTAAGGAACTGAGATAATAGAAACCATTGAAGGGTATTGGGTGGGTCAATTCAAATGAAAAAGGCAACATTCTTCTTACTTTCGTTAATTTTGATTATGTGTGCTTTTTCAGGGTGCATATCGACGAATGTCTCAACGAATGTCTCAATTACTCCAACACTGCCACCCAGACCAACACCAACACCTACCACAACACCAACACCTACTCCTACGCCCACACCAACACCCGCACCAACACCAGCACCAACACCAGCACCAACACCAGCACCCACACCAGCACCAACACCAGCACCCACACCAGCACCAACACCAGCACCCACACCAGCACCAGCAGCACCCACACCAGCTCCAACATTGCCACCCAGACCAACACCAGCAACTACTCCAACACCAGCAACTACTCCAACACCAGCACCTATAGGCGACTTTGTGGTCACTGACATAACCTGTGACCCAGACAGGGTTATAGCAGGCAGTAGAATGCAGATCATAGTCACTGTGAAAAATGGTGGGGCAAGTCAAAGCACCCAAACACTGGTACTTCATGTTGATGGTGAAGAAGTAGACAGAGAAGATGTTACTCTT
The genomic region above belongs to Methanocellales archaeon and contains:
- a CDS encoding ATP-binding protein, with the translated sequence MRQITIISGKGGTGKTTITASFAALAHNPVIADCDVDAADLHLLLHPLIRSKQEFRGSKEAVIDEEKCIDCGLCEGVCRFDAIDGHMIDPILCEGCGVCAYVCPENAITLREKISGYAFISETKYGPMVHARLNIAEEASGKLVSLVRNEARKIAGDLILIDGPPGIGCPVIASLSGVDRALIVTEPTMSGLHDLERILGVARHFGIASFVCINKYDINEENTNRILEFCRINDVNVVGKILYDPIVTKAMVAGKPIVEFSDGPVSREIKEMWNKVERSLR
- a CDS encoding putative manganese transporter; this encodes MKIIIQELLSETLKILLMVFALMVLVEYLELRFKDKIREVLTKKPLSQYVGSSFLGATPGCVGTFFIVSLYVHGMISFGALVAVMVATAGDEAFVMLAMMPRTALLIFAICLLLGVIAGFLADGIAKKIKLKTSQPCEIEIHEEERQDIKHFLEEHVCNHILKKHMPKLFLWLFFTMLAIELLMLRFDLGAILPKNMLFLILLAALIGILPSSGPHLIFFLLFAKGLIPFSVLLVNSIVQDGHGLLPLLSYTIKDTIYVKVFNVAFGLVVGLILILMGV
- a CDS encoding MBL fold metallo-hydrolase, whose product is MKLKVIYDNEACKGLKSGWGFSCLIEDERKVLFDTGWDGSILLYNMKALGIDPKDIEIIVLSHDHWDHIGGLTWVLNLNPGTEVYAPSSFSKRLKEEISSKAKLIEVDGPVKICERIYTTGVLGTTTKEQSLLLETKEGLIVITGCAHPGISAILDRASSIGHVYGIMGGFHGFEDYDLLKDKGFINPCHCTMHKSEISRLFPDTCETNGAGWSMEF
- a CDS encoding radical SAM protein; the protein is MALDGAWSSEVMNSQSHIFGPVPSRRLGFSLGLDLVPYKTCSFDCVYCQLGRTTNRTTERREYVPKKLIMEELEERLTKGEEIDYITFSGSGEPTLNSKIGEMIRDVRRMTDIPIAVLTNGSLLFDTGVRVDLRGADLVIPSLDAVKQNIFEMVNRPHEGLLIERMVEGLKKFRKEFENEIWLEVMLVQGINDDLGDVKRMADIISEINPDKIQLNTVVRPPCESFALPLDPVKMKEICKMLGEKAEIITSHDRRMQKAYDKETEGEIVTLLKRRPCTIGDISSFLGIHRNEVVKYIEVLEREKRVMERKHGNKSYLVVSEDEMRSV
- a CDS encoding DUF1847 domain-containing protein yields the protein MKCALCDDKECYLGKDCTALKEKVVRKYEVENKKSEIMTIAANLEARYYMKLTRLEELITFCKEMGYQTLGIAFCIGLESEARVLHELLEKDFEVYSVCCKVCGIGKENFGLEKIKDDRYEAMCNPIGQAMVLNEKDTDLNIICGLCLGHDILFSKNSEAPVTTFIVKDRILAHNPAGAIYSKYYQRKFRMKK
- a CDS encoding GIY-YIG nuclease family protein yields the protein MGLPKGAEIQVGHMGKIKFKTGFYAYVGSALGGLESRISRHLRKEKRLHWHIDHFLTIARIKEVYVGGRKECDIAKRLADYFDCVKGFGSSDCACESHLFYDEDYGLLSEVVGKLCDRFEML
- a CDS encoding AbrB/MazE/SpoVT family DNA-binding domain-containing protein, which encodes MKDRKILKVGSSYMVTLPMDIVRGFGWDEKTRVNVKITGKRAIEISETQKV
- a CDS encoding CARDB domain-containing protein, with protein sequence MKKATFFLLSLILIMCAFSGCISTNVSTNVSITPTLPPRPTPTPTTTPTPTPTPTPTPAPTPAPTPAPTPAPTPAPTPAPTPAPTPAPTPAPAAPTPAPTLPPRPTPATTPTPATTPTPAPIGDFVVTDITCDPDRVIAGSRMQIIVTVKNGGASQSTQTLVLHVDGEEVDREDVTLAAGASEEITFKHQTKTTVSPESLGQVVQGQKVEGAPVERDVTVEVGGVTTTFLLVPTPFMPIT